The proteins below come from a single Mycolicibacterium sp. TY81 genomic window:
- a CDS encoding gamma carbonic anhydrase family protein has product MSGPLILPIQGHAPQLHDEAWVAPTASVLGQVTLAARASIWYGTTLRAEFEPIEIGEGSNIQDGCTVHVDPGFPVKVGAGVSVGHNAVLHGCTVEDGALVGMGAIVLNGAVIGAGSLVAAGTVVPQGFVVPPGTMIAGVPGKIRRELTEDEINHNRINGQVYEHLLTLHRG; this is encoded by the coding sequence ATGTCAGGACCGTTGATTCTTCCCATCCAGGGCCATGCGCCGCAGCTGCACGACGAGGCGTGGGTCGCGCCGACCGCATCGGTGCTCGGCCAGGTGACGCTCGCCGCGCGGGCCAGCATCTGGTACGGCACCACGCTGCGTGCCGAGTTCGAGCCCATCGAGATCGGCGAAGGGTCCAACATCCAGGACGGCTGCACCGTGCACGTCGACCCGGGCTTCCCGGTCAAGGTGGGCGCCGGCGTCAGCGTCGGGCACAACGCGGTCCTGCATGGCTGCACGGTGGAGGACGGCGCCCTGGTGGGCATGGGGGCCATCGTGCTCAACGGCGCCGTGATCGGCGCCGGCTCGCTGGTCGCGGCCGGAACCGTTGTGCCGCAAGGGTTCGTCGTGCCGCCGGGCACCATGATTGCCGGAGTGCCCGGCAAGATCCGGCGCGAGCTGACCGAAGACGAGATCAACCACAACCGCATCAACGGCCAGGTGTACGAGCACCTGCTCACCCTCCACCGCGGCTAG
- the tet(V) gene encoding tetracycline efflux MFS transporter Tet(V), translating to MSSQFDVETPEPRTTDRWRVFAPLRFREYRLLIAAVSLSIFAEGMWTVVAALQVIALDNDPAALSLVATCAGVGLVAFVLVGGIAADRLNRRNIIITVEVINLVAVSTIAALSSTGTLRLWHMAVAATCLGIAVAFFFPAYSALLPRILPAEQLLAANGIEGVVRPVLQQAIGPAAAGVLVGLTFPSVGATTVAVLFGVGLVLLVATRPTAVPADEKPAEHKHVLHDLREGFTFMTRTPWLLWTLLVASVYVLVVLGPIEVLMPFIAQQRFEDGPRAYGFIIAGFGIGSAVGALAVSSARMPRRYLTAMMAIWGLGALPLVVVGSTWSFPVMLAATILVGIGEGASMVIWGTLLQLRVPTEMLGRVSSLDFFVSLVFMPVSFAIAGPLSKIVPMQWIFVVSGVLPAILTAIAWAVARMRADELAHPL from the coding sequence GTGAGTTCCCAGTTCGACGTCGAGACGCCCGAACCGCGGACCACTGACCGCTGGCGGGTGTTCGCGCCCTTACGTTTCCGCGAATACCGGCTGCTCATCGCGGCCGTCTCACTGTCCATCTTCGCCGAGGGCATGTGGACGGTCGTGGCCGCGCTGCAGGTCATCGCGCTGGACAATGATCCGGCTGCGCTGTCCCTCGTCGCGACGTGCGCAGGCGTCGGCCTGGTGGCTTTCGTCCTCGTCGGTGGTATCGCGGCCGACAGGCTCAACCGGCGCAACATCATCATCACCGTCGAGGTCATCAACCTGGTCGCGGTGTCGACCATTGCTGCCCTCAGTTCGACTGGGACACTGCGCCTTTGGCACATGGCGGTCGCGGCGACGTGCCTCGGCATCGCCGTGGCCTTCTTCTTCCCGGCCTACAGTGCACTGCTCCCCCGTATCCTGCCGGCCGAACAACTGTTGGCAGCCAACGGCATCGAGGGCGTCGTGCGTCCCGTGCTGCAGCAGGCCATCGGCCCGGCCGCGGCCGGTGTCCTCGTCGGGCTGACGTTCCCGAGTGTCGGTGCGACCACCGTCGCGGTGCTGTTCGGTGTGGGACTGGTGCTGCTGGTGGCGACCCGGCCCACTGCGGTCCCGGCGGATGAGAAACCGGCCGAGCACAAGCACGTACTGCATGATCTGCGTGAGGGTTTCACGTTCATGACACGCACGCCGTGGCTGTTGTGGACGCTCCTGGTCGCGAGTGTCTACGTGCTGGTGGTGCTGGGACCCATCGAGGTGCTGATGCCGTTCATCGCCCAACAACGCTTCGAAGACGGTCCCCGCGCATACGGATTCATCATTGCCGGCTTCGGAATCGGCAGCGCCGTTGGCGCGCTGGCAGTTTCGTCGGCCCGCATGCCGCGGCGCTATCTGACCGCGATGATGGCGATCTGGGGCCTGGGTGCACTACCCTTGGTCGTGGTCGGCAGCACCTGGTCATTCCCCGTCATGCTGGCCGCAACAATCCTCGTCGGAATCGGCGAGGGCGCCAGCATGGTGATCTGGGGGACGCTGCTGCAACTGCGGGTCCCCACCGAGATGCTGGGCCGGGTCTCGAGCCTCGACTTCTTCGTCTCGCTGGTGTTCATGCCGGTGTCATTCGCCATCGCCGGACCGCTGTCGAAAATCGTTCCGATGCAGTGGATTTTCGTGGTGTCCGGGGTCCTCCCGGCCATCCTGACGGCCATCGCGTGGGCCGTGGCGCGGATGCGGGCCGACGAACTGGCCCACCCGCTTTAG
- a CDS encoding crotonase/enoyl-CoA hydratase family protein, which produces MTSVSAEPGALSERRGNVLLITINRPDARNAVNQAVSIGVGDALQAAQDDPEIRAVVITGSGDKSFCAGADLKALSRGENLFHPDHTDWGFAGYVSHFIDKPTIAAVNGTALGGGSELALASDLVVAEESAKFGLPEVKRGLIAGAGGVFRIVEQLPRKVALELLFTGEPMTSADALRWGLINQVVPDGTVVDAALALAERITSNAPLAVQASKRVAYGADDGVVTDEKDGWKRTNREFVTLLQSEDAKEGPLAFAQKREPVWKAK; this is translated from the coding sequence GTGACCTCGGTGTCCGCCGAACCCGGCGCCCTCTCCGAGCGGCGCGGCAACGTCCTGCTGATCACGATCAACCGGCCCGATGCCCGCAACGCCGTGAACCAGGCCGTCAGCATCGGTGTCGGCGACGCACTGCAGGCCGCGCAGGACGACCCGGAGATCCGGGCTGTCGTGATCACCGGCTCCGGCGACAAATCATTCTGTGCCGGTGCGGATCTCAAGGCGCTCTCGCGCGGCGAGAACCTCTTCCACCCCGATCACACCGACTGGGGCTTCGCCGGCTACGTCAGCCACTTCATCGACAAGCCCACCATTGCGGCCGTCAACGGCACCGCCCTGGGTGGCGGCTCGGAGCTGGCGTTGGCGAGTGACCTTGTGGTGGCCGAGGAAAGCGCGAAATTCGGCCTGCCGGAAGTGAAACGGGGCCTGATCGCCGGTGCCGGCGGCGTGTTCCGGATCGTCGAGCAGCTGCCGCGCAAGGTCGCGCTGGAACTGCTGTTCACCGGTGAGCCCATGACATCCGCGGACGCGCTGCGCTGGGGCCTGATCAATCAGGTGGTTCCCGACGGCACCGTCGTCGACGCGGCACTGGCTCTGGCGGAACGGATCACGTCCAACGCGCCGCTGGCAGTGCAGGCCAGCAAGCGGGTGGCGTACGGCGCCGACGACGGCGTGGTGACCGACGAGAAGGACGGCTGGAAGCGCACCAACCGCGAGTTCGTCACCCTGCTGCAGTCCGAGGACGCAAAAGAAGGACCGTTGGCCTTCGCGCAGAAGCGCGAGCCCGTTTGGAAGGCGAAATAG
- a CDS encoding acyl-CoA dehydrogenase family protein, whose amino-acid sequence MKRTVFEAEHEALRESTRQYIERELVPNAEKWEEQRMVDRSAFVAAGKYGLIGFNMPEEFGGGGSDDFRFNAVIDEELARYGGPAPSLSLQNDVVAPYFKHLANDEQKARWMPGIASGELILAVAMTEPGAGSDLAGIRTSAVRDGDDWIINGSKTFISSGINCDLVVVVCRTNPEAGHKGFTLLVVERGMEGFERGRKLDKMGLHAQDTSELHFENVRVPQANLLGQEGRGFYHLMQNLPSERLGIAISAIAGARESWRQTLQYAKDRKAFGQPIGSFQHNRFLLAEMDTELDVCERYIDRCLEGVLDGDLSAVEAAKAKWFCTETAKKVIDGCVQLHGGYGYMMEYRVARDYCDARIQTIFGGTTEIMKDIIGRDLGL is encoded by the coding sequence ATGAAGCGGACAGTATTCGAAGCGGAGCATGAGGCGCTCCGGGAATCCACCCGGCAGTACATCGAGCGCGAGCTCGTCCCCAACGCCGAGAAGTGGGAAGAGCAGCGCATGGTCGACCGGTCGGCATTCGTCGCCGCCGGCAAGTACGGCCTGATCGGGTTCAACATGCCCGAGGAGTTCGGCGGTGGCGGGTCCGACGACTTCCGCTTCAATGCCGTCATCGACGAGGAGCTGGCCCGCTACGGCGGCCCGGCACCGTCGCTGAGTCTCCAGAACGACGTCGTTGCACCGTATTTCAAGCACCTCGCGAACGACGAGCAGAAGGCGCGGTGGATGCCGGGCATCGCCAGCGGCGAACTGATCCTCGCCGTCGCGATGACCGAGCCCGGCGCCGGCAGCGACCTGGCGGGCATCCGTACCTCGGCGGTGCGCGACGGCGACGACTGGATCATCAACGGGTCCAAGACCTTCATCTCGTCGGGCATCAACTGCGACCTCGTCGTGGTGGTGTGTCGCACCAATCCCGAAGCCGGGCACAAGGGCTTCACACTGCTGGTCGTCGAGCGCGGGATGGAAGGCTTCGAGCGGGGCCGCAAGCTCGACAAGATGGGTCTGCACGCGCAGGACACCTCGGAGCTGCATTTCGAGAACGTGCGGGTGCCGCAGGCGAACCTGCTCGGCCAGGAAGGCCGCGGCTTCTACCACCTGATGCAGAACCTGCCGTCCGAGCGGCTCGGCATCGCGATCTCGGCGATCGCGGGCGCGCGCGAATCCTGGCGCCAGACACTGCAATACGCCAAGGACCGCAAGGCGTTCGGGCAGCCGATCGGCAGCTTCCAGCACAACCGGTTCCTGCTGGCCGAGATGGACACCGAGCTCGACGTGTGCGAGCGGTACATCGACCGGTGCCTGGAGGGCGTGCTCGACGGCGACCTGTCGGCCGTCGAGGCAGCCAAGGCCAAGTGGTTCTGCACCGAGACCGCCAAGAAGGTCATCGACGGCTGCGTGCAGCTGCACGGCGGCTACGGCTACATGATGGAGTACCGCGTGGCCCGCGACTACTGCGACGCCCGCATCCAGACGATCTTCGGTGGCACCACCGAGATCATGAAGGACATCATCGGCCGCGACTTGGGTCTGTAG
- a CDS encoding fasciclin domain-containing protein — translation MKTRTSRFLGVTAAVAALTASLPLAVSAYADPPPLPPPTNKTVDPQGPGCDKVKAGMPDLKTLVNKPVSQVLAAIPAISTFNSAVSGGLNPAVNITSVLDNGPYVVFAPTNEAFAALDPAKLEALKADPAALTSLDYYHVFLGVLGNDTVKGQRPTQQGTQIKVTGDGGDIKVNDTAKLVCGAIEASNARIYVIDTVLDLADAPAPVTAAGSETSTSTSVTTATSTSAAPSAAESTSATPTTTTSAAR, via the coding sequence ATGAAGACTCGCACCAGCAGATTTCTGGGCGTAACCGCGGCCGTCGCCGCCCTGACCGCATCGCTGCCGCTGGCAGTGTCCGCTTACGCGGACCCGCCGCCGCTGCCGCCGCCGACCAACAAGACGGTGGACCCCCAGGGCCCCGGCTGCGACAAGGTCAAGGCAGGCATGCCCGACCTGAAGACGTTGGTCAACAAGCCGGTGAGCCAGGTGCTGGCCGCGATTCCGGCGATCAGCACCTTCAACTCGGCGGTGTCCGGTGGCCTGAACCCCGCCGTGAACATCACCAGCGTCCTGGACAACGGCCCGTACGTGGTCTTCGCGCCCACCAACGAAGCCTTCGCGGCGCTGGACCCGGCCAAGCTGGAGGCCCTGAAGGCCGACCCGGCCGCGCTGACCAGCCTGGACTACTACCACGTCTTCCTGGGCGTGCTGGGCAATGACACCGTCAAGGGCCAGCGTCCGACGCAGCAGGGCACCCAGATCAAGGTGACCGGCGACGGCGGCGACATCAAGGTCAACGACACCGCCAAGCTGGTGTGTGGCGCCATCGAGGCGAGCAACGCCCGCATCTACGTGATCGACACCGTGCTGGACCTGGCGGACGCCCCGGCCCCGGTCACCGCCGCGGGCAGCGAGACCTCCACCTCGACCTCGGTCACCACGGCGACGTCGACCTCGGCAGCGCCGAGCGCCGCTGAGTCGACCTCGGCGACCCCGACCACGACCACGTCGGCTGCGCGCTAG
- a CDS encoding 3-hydroxyacyl-CoA dehydrogenase yields the protein MQIKDSVAVVTGGASGLGLATTKRLLDAGGSVVVIDLKGEDVVAELGPRAKFVATDVTDEAGVSAALDAAEEMGPVRINVNCAGIGNAIKTLSKDGAFPLAGFRKVVEVNLIGTFNVIRLSAERIAKTEAVDGEKGVIINTASVAAFDGQIGQAAYSASKGGVVGMTLPIARDLSRELIRVCTIAPGLFKTPLLGSLPEEAQKSLGQQVPHPARLGDPDEYGFLAQHIIENPMLNGEVIRLDGAIRMAPR from the coding sequence ATGCAGATCAAAGATTCCGTGGCCGTCGTGACCGGTGGCGCGTCAGGCCTCGGCCTGGCGACCACCAAGCGCCTGCTCGATGCCGGCGGCAGCGTCGTCGTCATCGACCTCAAGGGTGAGGACGTCGTCGCCGAGCTGGGCCCGCGCGCCAAGTTCGTCGCCACCGACGTCACCGACGAGGCCGGTGTGAGCGCGGCGCTGGACGCGGCCGAGGAGATGGGCCCGGTCCGCATCAACGTCAACTGTGCGGGCATCGGCAACGCCATCAAGACCCTGAGCAAGGACGGCGCCTTCCCGCTGGCCGGCTTCCGCAAGGTCGTCGAGGTCAACCTGATCGGCACGTTCAACGTCATCCGCCTGTCGGCCGAGCGCATCGCCAAGACCGAGGCGGTCGACGGCGAGAAGGGCGTCATCATCAACACCGCGTCGGTCGCGGCGTTCGACGGCCAGATCGGTCAGGCCGCGTACTCGGCGTCCAAGGGCGGCGTCGTCGGCATGACCCTGCCGATCGCCCGCGACCTCTCGCGTGAGCTGATCCGCGTCTGCACCATCGCCCCCGGCCTGTTCAAGACCCCGCTGCTGGGCTCGCTGCCGGAAGAAGCGCAGAAGTCCCTCGGCCAGCAGGTGCCGCACCCGGCTCGCCTGGGTGACCCGGACGAGTACGGCTTCCTGGCGCAGCACATCATCGAGAACCCGATGCTCAACGGTGAGGTCATCCGCCTCGACGGCGCGATCCGGATGGCGCCCCGCTGA
- a CDS encoding MFS transporter, with product MTLTSTTAPTRAAWTVAAVSFLAILAAAGFRAVPGVLMTPLHHEFGWSHATVGLAMSVNMTLFGVTAPFAAALMDRFGVRPVLTVALGLITAGSALSVRMTTGWQLVACWGVLVGIGTGCISMGFVATVATRWFDERRGLVTGVLTAASATGQLIFLPLVAEVATRHGWRWACLIVAAAAFAVIAPALIVMRHHPPAPTAAPANGFRAALDGLVIGARVPVFWLLAGSFAICGMTTNGLIGTHFIPAAGDHGMPTTVAASLLATIGVLDVAGTVCSGWLTDRVDPRLLLTVYYVGRGISLMLLPSLLSPHADPGTWVFIVFYGLDWVATVPPTIALCRDYFGDRSPVVFGWVFAAHQVGAAVAAAAAGWLRDLQGNYDLAFQLAAGLCAVAAALCFSVRKVQVRTT from the coding sequence GTGACGCTCACCTCGACGACCGCGCCGACTCGCGCCGCATGGACGGTGGCCGCCGTCAGTTTCCTCGCCATCCTGGCCGCCGCCGGTTTCCGCGCCGTACCCGGCGTGCTGATGACGCCGCTGCACCACGAGTTCGGCTGGTCGCACGCCACGGTGGGCCTGGCGATGTCGGTCAACATGACGCTGTTCGGAGTCACCGCGCCGTTCGCGGCAGCCCTGATGGACCGGTTCGGGGTCCGGCCGGTGCTGACCGTGGCGCTGGGGTTGATCACGGCCGGTTCGGCGCTGTCGGTCCGGATGACGACCGGCTGGCAACTGGTGGCGTGCTGGGGCGTATTGGTCGGCATCGGCACCGGATGCATCTCGATGGGCTTCGTCGCGACCGTCGCCACCCGCTGGTTCGACGAACGGCGCGGCCTGGTGACCGGCGTGCTGACGGCGGCCAGCGCCACCGGGCAGCTGATCTTCCTGCCGCTCGTCGCCGAGGTCGCGACCCGTCACGGCTGGCGCTGGGCCTGCCTCATCGTCGCCGCGGCCGCGTTCGCGGTCATCGCACCCGCCCTCATCGTCATGCGCCACCACCCGCCCGCACCCACCGCGGCACCCGCGAACGGCTTCCGGGCCGCGCTGGACGGGCTCGTCATCGGTGCGCGGGTGCCGGTGTTCTGGCTCCTGGCCGGCAGCTTCGCGATCTGTGGCATGACCACCAACGGGCTGATCGGCACCCACTTCATCCCTGCCGCGGGCGACCATGGCATGCCGACGACCGTCGCCGCGAGCCTGCTGGCCACCATCGGCGTCCTCGACGTGGCGGGCACGGTCTGTTCGGGCTGGCTCACCGACCGGGTTGATCCGCGGCTGCTACTGACCGTCTACTACGTCGGCCGCGGCATTTCGCTGATGCTGCTGCCTTCGCTGCTTTCTCCGCACGCCGACCCGGGCACCTGGGTGTTCATCGTCTTCTACGGCCTGGACTGGGTTGCCACGGTGCCGCCCACGATCGCGCTGTGCCGCGACTACTTCGGTGATCGGTCCCCCGTGGTGTTCGGCTGGGTGTTTGCCGCACATCAGGTCGGCGCCGCGGTCGCAGCGGCCGCAGCCGGCTGGCTCCGGGACCTACAAGGTAACTATGACCTGGCCTTTCAACTGGCGGCCGGCTTGTGCGCGGTCGCCGCGGCGCTGTGCTTCAGCGTGCGAAAAGTGCAGGTCAGAACCACTTGA
- a CDS encoding enoyl-CoA hydratase codes for MTYTGSDDLTVSLDDGVLSVTLNRPDTLNSLSLGMLELLGDAVLQAATDPEVKVVRLGGAGRGFCSGAGLSAEDQDAKKFDAAAVLNAANRAVAALVSLPKPAVAVVHGVAAGVGVSLALGCDIVLASEKSSFLLAFTKIGLMPDGGASALVAASIGRARAMRMALLAEKLPASEALAAGLVSSVHAADELDAEVDRVLATLKSGPAVALRKTKQAINDATLTELNNTFARETAGQIQLLHAADFREGVASFQQRRTPVYSDV; via the coding sequence ATGACTTACACCGGATCCGACGATCTGACCGTGTCACTGGATGACGGCGTGTTGTCCGTGACGCTCAACCGGCCGGACACGCTGAACTCGCTGTCGCTGGGAATGCTCGAACTCCTCGGCGACGCGGTGCTCCAGGCCGCGACCGATCCCGAGGTCAAGGTGGTCCGGCTGGGCGGCGCGGGCCGGGGCTTCTGCTCCGGCGCGGGCCTGAGTGCCGAAGACCAGGACGCCAAGAAATTTGATGCCGCCGCCGTCTTGAACGCCGCCAACCGCGCCGTCGCGGCGCTGGTGAGCCTGCCCAAGCCCGCGGTCGCAGTGGTGCACGGCGTCGCCGCCGGCGTCGGGGTGTCGCTGGCCCTCGGGTGCGACATCGTCCTGGCGTCGGAGAAGTCGTCGTTCCTGTTGGCGTTCACCAAGATCGGTCTGATGCCCGACGGCGGCGCCTCGGCTCTGGTCGCCGCCTCGATCGGCCGGGCCCGGGCGATGCGGATGGCCCTGTTGGCCGAGAAGCTGCCGGCGTCCGAGGCTCTCGCCGCCGGCCTGGTGAGTTCCGTCCACGCCGCCGATGAACTCGACGCCGAGGTCGACCGCGTGCTGGCGACGCTCAAGTCCGGCCCGGCCGTGGCCCTGCGCAAGACCAAGCAGGCCATCAACGACGCCACCCTGACCGAGCTGAACAACACGTTCGCCCGTGAAACCGCCGGGCAGATCCAGCTTTTGCACGCCGCCGACTTCCGCGAGGGCGTGGCGTCCTTCCAGCAGCGGCGGACTCCCGTCTACTCGGACGTGTAG
- a CDS encoding CaiB/BaiF CoA-transferase family protein — MAGPLQGLRVVELAGIGPGPHAAMILGDLGADVVRVERPSKSGKPSGDSMLRNRRSVTADLKSDEGRELVLNLIKKADVLIEGFRPGVTERLGLGPEDCAAVNERLIYGRMTGWGQTGPRALQAGHDINYISLNGLLHAVGRKGERPVPPLNLAGDFGGGSMFLLVGILSALFERQTSGKGQVIDAAMVDGSSVLMQMMWGFRRQGMWSDERGTNMLDTGAPYYDTYETADGKYMAVGSIEPQFYAELLAKLELDPAALPGQNDVARWPELREIFTNAFKAQTRDHWTKVFTGSDACVSPVLSFAEVETEPHIAERDTFFRFSPDDGDNLEPMPAPRFSRSVPSVPTPPRVPGSDTESVLRDWA; from the coding sequence ATGGCTGGACCACTGCAGGGACTGCGCGTTGTCGAGTTGGCCGGCATCGGCCCCGGGCCGCACGCGGCGATGATCCTGGGTGACCTGGGCGCCGACGTGGTGCGCGTGGAGCGCCCGAGCAAGTCCGGCAAGCCCAGCGGCGACTCGATGCTGCGCAACCGCCGGTCCGTCACCGCCGACCTGAAGAGCGACGAAGGCCGCGAGCTGGTCCTGAACCTGATCAAGAAGGCCGACGTTCTCATCGAAGGTTTCCGCCCGGGCGTCACCGAGCGGCTGGGCCTTGGCCCGGAGGATTGTGCCGCGGTCAACGAGCGCCTGATCTACGGCCGCATGACGGGCTGGGGCCAGACGGGCCCGCGCGCCCTGCAGGCCGGCCACGACATCAACTACATCTCGCTCAACGGCCTGCTGCACGCCGTCGGCCGCAAGGGCGAGCGCCCGGTGCCGCCGCTGAACCTGGCCGGCGACTTCGGTGGCGGGTCGATGTTCCTGCTGGTCGGCATCCTGTCCGCGCTGTTCGAGCGGCAGACCTCCGGCAAGGGCCAGGTGATCGACGCCGCGATGGTCGACGGCTCCAGCGTGCTCATGCAGATGATGTGGGGCTTCCGCCGGCAGGGCATGTGGAGCGACGAACGCGGCACCAACATGCTCGACACCGGCGCCCCGTACTACGACACCTACGAGACCGCCGACGGCAAGTACATGGCCGTCGGCTCCATCGAGCCGCAGTTCTACGCCGAGCTGCTGGCCAAGCTGGAACTCGACCCGGCGGCCCTGCCCGGCCAGAACGACGTCGCCCGCTGGCCCGAGCTGCGCGAGATCTTCACCAATGCGTTCAAGGCACAGACCCGGGACCACTGGACCAAGGTGTTCACCGGCTCGGACGCGTGCGTCAGCCCCGTCCTGAGCTTCGCCGAGGTCGAGACCGAGCCGCACATCGCCGAGCGCGACACCTTCTTCCGGTTCTCGCCCGACGACGGCGACAACCTCGAGCCGATGCCCGCGCCGCGGTTCTCCCGCAGCGTGCCGAGCGTTCCGACGCCGCCTCGCGTGCCCGGTTCCGACACCGAGTCGGTCCTGCGCGACTGGGCCTGA
- a CDS encoding nitronate monooxygenase family protein, with product MAIKTKFTEAFGVEHPIAQGGMQWVGRAELVAAVANAGGLGFITALTQPTPADLANEIAKTRDLTDKPFGVNLTILPSINPPPYDEYRQVIVDAGIKIVETAGSNPGPHLPMFHDNGIKVLHKCTSVRHAVKAQSLGVDGISIDGFECAGHPGEDDVPGLVLIPAAAKEIEIPMIASGGFGDARGLVAALALGADGINMGTRFMCTVESCIHQNVKEAIVAGDERGTELIFRSLHNTARVASNVVSREVVEILKNGGQFEDVKDLVAGVRGRKVFDNGDIDAGIWTVGTVMGLIHDIPTCDELISRIVGEAEEIITGRLARMLGAGEAELASV from the coding sequence ATGGCGATCAAGACGAAGTTCACCGAGGCCTTCGGTGTCGAGCACCCGATCGCCCAGGGCGGTATGCAGTGGGTCGGTCGCGCGGAACTGGTTGCCGCCGTGGCCAATGCGGGCGGTCTGGGTTTCATCACCGCACTGACGCAGCCGACGCCCGCGGATCTGGCCAACGAGATCGCCAAGACCCGCGACCTGACGGACAAGCCGTTCGGGGTGAACCTGACGATCCTGCCGTCGATCAACCCGCCGCCGTACGACGAGTACCGCCAGGTGATCGTCGATGCCGGCATCAAGATCGTCGAGACGGCCGGCTCCAACCCCGGCCCGCACCTGCCGATGTTCCACGACAACGGCATCAAGGTGCTGCACAAGTGCACCTCGGTGCGCCACGCGGTCAAGGCTCAGAGCCTGGGTGTCGACGGCATCAGCATCGACGGCTTCGAGTGCGCCGGCCACCCCGGTGAGGACGACGTGCCCGGCCTGGTGCTGATCCCGGCCGCGGCCAAGGAGATCGAGATCCCGATGATCGCCTCGGGCGGTTTCGGAGACGCGCGCGGCCTGGTGGCCGCCCTGGCGCTCGGTGCGGACGGCATCAACATGGGCACGCGCTTCATGTGCACCGTCGAGTCGTGCATCCACCAGAACGTCAAGGAAGCCATCGTGGCCGGCGACGAGCGGGGCACCGAGCTGATCTTCCGCAGTCTGCACAACACCGCACGGGTGGCGTCCAACGTCGTCTCGCGTGAGGTCGTCGAGATCCTTAAGAATGGTGGCCAGTTCGAGGACGTCAAGGATCTCGTGGCCGGAGTGCGTGGCCGCAAGGTGTTCGACAACGGCGACATCGACGCCGGCATCTGGACCGTGGGCACCGTCATGGGCCTGATCCACGACATCCCGACGTGCGATGAGCTGATCAGCCGCATCGTGGGCGAGGCCGAGGAGATCATCACCGGTCGCCTGGCCCGGATGCTCGGCGCGGGCGAAGCCGAGCTGGCGTCCGTCTAG
- a CDS encoding acyl-CoA dehydrogenase family protein produces MQRSLFEVDHDDFRASVREFVARHIEPNEDKFIEQRYIDREVWLEAGRNGYLGLEVPEEYGGSAAGDYRFNTVLCEELSRSSAAAASAFTIHYDCAAPYLVTLTTEEQKRRWLPKFCSGEMITAIGMTEPSGGSDLAALKTTAVKDGSSYVINGSKTFITNGTQADMVIVASRTTPEKGSKGITLFAVETGMPGFTRGRKLDKVGQPEADTAELFFEDVRVDESAIIGEVDRGFIHMMTLLPQERISVAVANLAHARRILEDTVEYAKERKAFGQAIGSLQWNKFLLAEMVTKLDVTQAYVDNCVAAHLSGELTAIDAAKAKYWSSVVQNEILDNCVQIHGGYGFMNEYRVARAWKDARVTKIWAGSNEIMREVIGRDLGL; encoded by the coding sequence ATGCAGCGCAGCTTGTTCGAGGTGGATCACGACGACTTCCGGGCATCGGTACGCGAATTCGTGGCCCGCCACATCGAGCCGAATGAAGACAAGTTCATCGAGCAGCGCTACATCGACCGGGAGGTGTGGCTGGAGGCCGGCCGCAACGGGTATCTGGGGCTGGAGGTGCCCGAAGAGTACGGCGGCAGTGCCGCGGGGGACTACCGCTTCAATACCGTCCTGTGCGAGGAGCTTTCGCGCTCCAGTGCCGCGGCAGCGTCGGCGTTCACCATCCATTACGACTGTGCCGCACCGTATCTGGTCACGCTGACCACCGAGGAACAGAAGCGCCGGTGGCTGCCGAAGTTCTGCAGCGGCGAGATGATCACCGCCATCGGGATGACCGAGCCCTCCGGTGGATCGGATCTCGCCGCGTTGAAGACGACTGCGGTCAAGGACGGCTCCAGCTACGTCATCAACGGCTCAAAGACGTTCATCACCAATGGAACCCAGGCCGACATGGTGATCGTCGCCTCGCGAACCACCCCGGAGAAAGGCTCCAAGGGCATCACGCTGTTCGCCGTCGAAACGGGCATGCCCGGGTTCACGCGGGGACGCAAGCTCGACAAGGTGGGCCAGCCCGAAGCGGACACCGCGGAGCTGTTCTTCGAAGACGTGCGGGTCGACGAGTCGGCGATCATCGGTGAGGTCGACCGGGGCTTCATCCACATGATGACGCTGCTGCCGCAGGAACGCATCAGCGTTGCGGTGGCCAACCTGGCGCACGCCCGGCGGATTCTGGAAGACACCGTCGAGTACGCCAAGGAGCGCAAGGCGTTCGGCCAGGCCATCGGCTCGCTGCAATGGAACAAGTTCCTGCTCGCCGAGATGGTCACCAAACTCGATGTGACGCAGGCCTATGTCGACAACTGTGTGGCGGCGCACCTGAGTGGTGAGTTGACCGCCATCGACGCGGCGAAAGCCAAGTACTGGAGTTCGGTGGTGCAGAACGAAATTCTGGACAACTGCGTCCAGATCCACGGCGGCTACGGCTTCATGAACGAGTACCGGGTCGCCCGCGCTTGGAAGGACGCCCGCGTCACCAAGATTTGGGCGGGCTCCAACGAGATCATGCGTGAGGTCATCGGTCGCGACCTGGGGCTGTAG